One part of the Treponema peruense genome encodes these proteins:
- a CDS encoding type III pantothenate kinase translates to MLFAVDIGNSNVVAVVFDGDRILVQWRIASDVRRTGDEYTSIILTLARDAGIDVRNIENAIISSVVPALIGPFVIVCQHLCGKNPFVMRSSLALSGDLPVKLPENSSHEMGTDLLCNAVAAWKLFGGKANIAVDFGTALTLTVTDSAGIIRGLTISPGLGTAVKALATNTAQLPFVPLEAPASSLGSTTKEAIQAGVVLGYKGLVEYLVANIKEDLFKVSGDRPSDVKVVATGGLNSVLKPLTDAFTNVDKDLTIKGLKAVFDIMSGRENK, encoded by the coding sequence ATGCTGTTTGCAGTAGACATAGGAAATTCAAATGTAGTGGCGGTGGTTTTTGACGGCGACAGAATTCTTGTCCAGTGGAGAATTGCAAGTGACGTGAGGCGTACCGGGGATGAGTATACTTCCATAATCCTTACACTTGCCCGTGATGCAGGAATTGACGTGCGGAATATTGAAAATGCAATTATAAGTTCTGTTGTTCCAGCACTTATAGGACCGTTTGTTATTGTCTGCCAGCATCTCTGCGGAAAAAATCCTTTTGTAATGCGTTCATCGCTTGCACTTTCGGGCGACCTTCCTGTTAAACTTCCTGAAAATTCTTCACACGAAATGGGAACAGACCTTCTGTGCAATGCCGTAGCTGCATGGAAACTTTTTGGCGGAAAGGCAAATATCGCAGTTGATTTCGGAACGGCTCTTACCCTTACAGTTACTGATTCCGCAGGGATTATACGCGGTCTTACAATTTCCCCCGGTCTTGGAACGGCTGTAAAGGCTCTGGCGACGAATACTGCACAGCTTCCGTTTGTTCCTCTTGAAGCTCCTGCAAGTTCGCTGGGTTCTACTACAAAAGAAGCTATTCAGGCCGGCGTTGTTCTTGGGTACAAAGGGCTTGTAGAATATCTGGTCGCAAATATAAAGGAAGATTTATTCAAGGTTTCGGGAGACAGGCCTTCTGATGTAAAAGTTGTTGCGACCGGCGGACTGAACAGCGTGCTCAAGCCCCTGACCGATGCTTTTACCAATGTGGACAAGGATTTGACCATAAAGGGACTCAAGGCTGTTTTTGACATTATGAGCGGCCGTGAAAACAAGTGA
- the hisS gene encoding histidine--tRNA ligase encodes METLIQPKVLKGFRDFLPQDEILRAGLIEKLTNTYRAYGFVPIDTPVLEYTEILLRKSNGETEKQVFRFEDNGGRDVAMRFDLTVPFARFTAEHREELYFPFKRYHIAKVWRGEKPQAGRYREFVQCDFDTVGSDSASADFEILSLMKAALSSIGVDDITIHVNHRGIFNRFLTKTGCSDKSEDILRIVDKIAKVGEQEVKDELTEVTGSTSSAEQILDYIKPCDTFAQTLDKIEKLAGGPAEDSKRMRDIYAMMVAAEIDKAYVLDPSITRGLDYYTGVVYETFLNKLPSIGSVCSGGRYDNLAGLYMKDKVPGVGSSIGLDRLIAGLSQLGLATQKGSYLDAEIYNTSADLSIYYQKVAGLLRKAGVAVEVFPDSVKMSKQYAVTDKKNIPWGILISAEEAQNGTLTLKNLSTREQFQGITAEEAAQKILGK; translated from the coding sequence ATGGAAACACTTATTCAACCTAAAGTATTAAAAGGATTCAGGGATTTTCTGCCGCAGGACGAAATACTGCGTGCCGGTCTTATCGAAAAACTTACAAACACATACAGGGCCTACGGTTTTGTACCCATTGACACTCCCGTACTTGAATATACAGAAATTCTTCTGCGCAAAAGCAACGGCGAGACAGAAAAACAGGTATTCCGCTTTGAAGACAACGGCGGTCGTGATGTAGCAATGCGTTTTGACCTTACAGTTCCGTTCGCAAGATTCACCGCAGAACACCGTGAAGAACTGTATTTTCCGTTCAAGCGCTACCACATAGCAAAAGTATGGAGAGGTGAAAAACCGCAGGCAGGCCGTTACCGCGAATTCGTTCAGTGTGACTTTGACACAGTAGGAAGCGACAGTGCCAGTGCCGACTTTGAAATTCTTTCACTCATGAAGGCAGCACTTTCTTCAATCGGTGTCGACGACATAACAATCCACGTAAACCACCGCGGAATTTTCAACAGATTCCTTACAAAAACAGGCTGTTCTGACAAATCAGAAGACATTCTGCGCATTGTAGACAAAATAGCAAAAGTCGGCGAACAGGAAGTAAAAGACGAACTTACAGAAGTAACAGGCAGCACTTCCTCTGCGGAACAGATTCTTGACTACATAAAACCGTGTGACACTTTCGCACAGACTCTGGATAAAATCGAAAAGCTTGCCGGCGGACCTGCAGAAGACTCAAAAAGAATGAGGGACATCTACGCCATGATGGTTGCTGCAGAAATAGACAAAGCCTATGTTCTTGACCCGTCCATAACACGCGGTCTTGACTACTACACAGGCGTTGTTTACGAAACCTTCCTCAACAAACTGCCGTCAATCGGTTCGGTATGCTCCGGCGGCCGTTACGACAACCTTGCAGGCCTTTACATGAAAGACAAGGTTCCGGGTGTAGGTTCAAGCATAGGACTCGACAGACTCATTGCAGGACTTTCACAGCTGGGACTTGCCACACAAAAAGGAAGCTACCTCGATGCAGAAATCTACAACACAAGCGCAGACCTGAGCATTTACTACCAGAAAGTTGCCGGTCTTCTTAGAAAAGCAGGTGTTGCAGTAGAAGTATTCCCGGACAGTGTAAAAATGTCAAAGCAATATGCTGTAACCGACAAAAAAAATATTCCGTGGGGAATTCTTATTTCTGCAGAAGAAGCCCAAAACGGAACGCTTACGCTTAAAAATCTTTCTACAAGAGAGCAGTTCCAGGGCATAACAGCAGAGGAAGCAGCTCAAAAGATTTTGGGAAAATAA
- a CDS encoding cation diffusion facilitator family transporter has protein sequence MISLLSRIFIKDSRDYSKPSVRTAYGVLCGAFGIFLNIVLFAAKFIAGTLAGSVAMTADAFNNLSDAASSLVSILGFRIASKKPDSEHPFGHGRMEYVSGLIVSFLILMMGVELIKTSVEAIINPEPVSGGLVPVLILCASILVKFYIWFYNHSVGKKISSVALEATAMDSLSDMISTFVVIVSVICSKFCSLPVDGIGGIIVAVFILRTGFESAKETLRPLLGTPPSEELVKAIEAEVMSHKPIIGIHDLVIHDYGPGRMMVSLHAEVPGDQNIFELHDVVDNAEISLSQKLGCSAVIHMDPVDSKNERLKELHKIASECAKQIDTRLSVHDVRMVPGPSHTNLIFDVVRPFDCCEDRASLKKELASRIERLCSDVRCVICVDDPYCSDDEEK, from the coding sequence ATGATTTCATTGCTTTCGCGCATTTTTATAAAAGACAGCCGTGATTATTCAAAACCGTCTGTTAGAACAGCATACGGGGTTTTGTGCGGTGCGTTTGGTATTTTTCTGAATATTGTTCTTTTTGCCGCAAAATTTATTGCCGGAACTCTGGCCGGTTCTGTTGCCATGACTGCAGATGCCTTCAACAACCTCTCCGATGCTGCTTCTTCTCTTGTTTCTATACTTGGATTTAGGATTGCGTCAAAAAAGCCTGACTCTGAGCATCCTTTTGGCCACGGCCGCATGGAATATGTTTCGGGGCTTATTGTTTCATTTTTGATTCTTATGATGGGTGTTGAACTTATTAAAACTTCTGTTGAAGCGATAATCAACCCGGAGCCTGTTTCGGGAGGGCTTGTTCCTGTTCTTATTCTGTGCGCATCGATTCTTGTAAAATTTTATATCTGGTTTTACAATCATTCCGTAGGAAAGAAAATTTCTTCTGTGGCACTTGAAGCTACGGCTATGGACAGTCTTTCTGATATGATTTCTACTTTCGTAGTAATTGTTTCGGTAATCTGTTCAAAATTCTGCAGTCTGCCTGTAGATGGCATTGGCGGTATAATTGTTGCTGTCTTTATTTTAAGAACAGGATTTGAGTCTGCCAAGGAAACTCTGCGTCCTCTTTTGGGTACACCGCCTTCAGAAGAACTTGTTAAAGCTATTGAAGCCGAAGTTATGTCACACAAGCCTATAATCGGCATCCACGATCTTGTCATACATGATTACGGTCCGGGACGCATGATGGTTTCTTTGCATGCAGAAGTTCCCGGTGACCAGAATATTTTTGAACTTCACGACGTTGTTGACAATGCAGAGATTTCACTTTCCCAAAAGCTGGGGTGTTCCGCAGTGATTCATATGGATCCTGTTGACTCAAAAAATGAACGCCTTAAGGAACTGCATAAAATTGCTTCTGAATGCGCAAAACAGATTGACACAAGGCTTTCTGTACATGACGTGAGAATGGTTCCCGGTCCTAGCCATACGAATCTTATTTTTGATGTTGTAAGACCTTTTGACTGCTGTGAAGACCGTGCTTCCCTTAAGAAAGAACTTGCTTCCAGAATAGAGAGGCTTTGCAGCGATGTAAGATGCGTTATATGCGTGGACGACCCTTACTGCAGTGACGATGAAGAAAAGTAG
- a CDS encoding aspartate-alanine antiporter-like transporter, whose product MLSYLAGVCSSSLSIIFIIFIIGALGFMLGGVNVKGISLGTAGVLIVALAYGVLIHYFPTFSIVDTQITLWGDSIKSKFALVSNIGTALFVTAVGLIAGPKFFRTFNRKSLAYLLLGVIIIVLGAVTAIICILCDENLSSEMAVGLLTGGLTSTPGFSAAKEVPGVDQDAISAGYGIAYLYGVLGVVLFVQLVPKLLKVDMAKERENFVAANSVTIPEPKGTLVQLDDFGFFPFFLAVALGCIIGAIKIPGVNFSLGNSGGTLVAGLIIGHFGRIGKVDCRISKQTLNFMRELGLVLFLIGAGVPGGVNFVSNVKVSYFIYGAIMTTVPMIVGYLIARFVFKLNLFNNLGSITGGMTSTPALGTLIATTGTDEVSSAYAATYPLALVSVVLAAKIIVMLF is encoded by the coding sequence ATGCTTAGCTACTTGGCAGGAGTCTGCTCCTCGTCGCTTTCAATCATTTTCATCATTTTCATCATCGGCGCGCTGGGATTCATGCTCGGCGGAGTAAACGTAAAAGGAATCTCACTAGGAACAGCCGGTGTCCTCATCGTAGCCCTCGCATACGGTGTACTCATCCACTACTTTCCTACATTTTCAATTGTCGACACGCAGATTACTTTATGGGGAGACTCAATAAAGTCAAAATTCGCTCTTGTTTCCAATATCGGAACAGCGCTTTTCGTAACGGCTGTAGGACTTATCGCAGGACCAAAATTCTTCCGCACATTCAACAGAAAATCTCTTGCATATCTTCTTCTCGGAGTAATAATCATAGTTTTGGGAGCAGTAACTGCAATTATCTGCATATTATGTGACGAAAACCTTTCTTCAGAAATGGCTGTAGGTCTTCTTACCGGCGGCCTCACAAGTACACCGGGATTCAGTGCCGCAAAGGAAGTTCCGGGAGTAGACCAAGACGCAATAAGTGCAGGCTACGGAATTGCATATCTTTACGGAGTTCTTGGAGTAGTTCTTTTCGTTCAGCTTGTACCAAAACTTCTTAAAGTAGACATGGCCAAAGAACGCGAAAATTTCGTTGCCGCAAACTCTGTAACAATTCCTGAACCAAAGGGAACACTTGTTCAGCTTGATGACTTCGGATTCTTCCCCTTCTTCCTGGCAGTAGCTCTTGGCTGTATAATCGGTGCAATAAAAATTCCGGGAGTAAACTTCTCACTGGGTAACTCAGGCGGAACACTGGTTGCAGGACTTATTATAGGACACTTCGGAAGGATAGGAAAAGTTGACTGCAGAATAAGCAAGCAGACCCTAAACTTCATGAGGGAACTGGGACTTGTACTCTTCCTTATCGGAGCAGGCGTTCCCGGTGGAGTAAACTTTGTTTCAAACGTTAAGGTTTCATACTTTATCTACGGAGCCATCATGACAACCGTACCTATGATTGTGGGATACCTTATTGCACGTTTTGTATTCAAGCTCAATCTCTTCAACAACCTCGGTTCAATCACAGGCGGAATGACAAGTACACCGGCACTCGGAACCCTCATTGCCACAACTGGAACAGATGAAGTATCTTCTGCCTATGCAGCAACATACCCGCTGGCACTCGTTTCCGTTGTTCTTGCAGCAAAAATCATAGTAATGCTTTTCTAA
- a CDS encoding (p)ppGpp synthetase codes for MNKNLLMMPDKNKIKACYDSYSFLFTKILENIEHKLRETIYLASNPTYKTRVKSFSSYYKKILRQKSAEACEGNHLVTLTDMIGIRVICAFLEDLGVVQQQIQDAFEVREIEKKGAEQSFREFGYESIHILVSIPKECIPEDLQGLEIPGNLVCEIQVRTILQDAWAEVEHELIYKSEFNPFDKPLRRKLASINASLTLADMIFQEIRDYQNRLQEELGTRRENFYDMVDDISDREMNINHRKENVRELSSPFEKGSIDDLVLEALHEHNQGNFDKAIAIYSRILESKPTPSDVVCSVILKHRGMAYFARNDYECSLADFKKSFEINPHSERSVYYEGIVYALQGEHERAVECFGKSLALNSFQSHVYFRRSLSYFALGKYDDSLEDLKQAENLGLDNDDLKAFKAKILDKFDMK; via the coding sequence ATGAATAAAAATTTGCTTATGATGCCTGACAAAAATAAAATTAAGGCCTGTTATGATTCCTATTCTTTTCTTTTTACAAAAATTCTGGAAAATATAGAACATAAACTTCGTGAAACCATTTATCTTGCGTCAAATCCTACTTACAAGACACGGGTCAAGTCTTTTTCAAGCTATTATAAAAAGATTCTGCGCCAGAAATCGGCCGAGGCATGTGAAGGAAATCACCTTGTTACTTTGACAGACATGATCGGAATAAGGGTAATCTGCGCTTTTCTGGAAGATCTTGGTGTTGTACAGCAGCAGATACAGGATGCATTTGAAGTCAGGGAAATAGAAAAGAAGGGTGCCGAGCAGTCGTTCAGGGAGTTCGGCTATGAGTCAATTCATATTCTTGTTTCGATTCCAAAGGAATGTATTCCAGAAGATTTGCAGGGACTTGAGATTCCCGGTAATCTGGTTTGCGAAATTCAGGTTAGAACTATTCTTCAGGACGCTTGGGCCGAAGTGGAACATGAGCTTATTTACAAGTCTGAATTCAATCCGTTTGACAAACCTCTTCGCAGAAAACTTGCTTCCATAAACGCCAGTCTGACGCTTGCAGACATGATTTTTCAGGAAATAAGGGACTATCAGAACAGACTTCAGGAAGAGCTTGGTACGCGCCGGGAAAACTTTTATGACATGGTAGATGACATTTCTGACAGGGAAATGAATATAAACCACCGTAAAGAGAATGTCAGGGAACTTTCAAGTCCTTTTGAAAAGGGCAGTATTGACGATCTGGTTCTGGAAGCTCTGCATGAGCACAACCAGGGCAATTTTGACAAGGCTATAGCCATTTATTCGCGTATTCTTGAGTCAAAACCGACCCCCTCTGATGTTGTGTGTTCTGTAATTCTCAAGCACAGGGGTATGGCATATTTTGCCCGGAACGATTATGAATGTTCGCTTGCTGACTTTAAAAAGAGTTTTGAAATTAACCCGCACAGTGAACGGTCTGTTTATTACGAGGGGATTGTTTATGCCCTTCAGGGAGAACATGAGCGGGCAGTGGAGTGTTTCGGCAAGTCTCTTGCACTCAATTCATTCCAGAGTCATGTTTACTTCAGGCGCTCTCTTTCATACTTTGCACTGGGCAAATATGATGATTCACTGGAGGATTTGAAGCAGGCGGAAAATCTTGGCCTTGATAATGATGATTTGAAGGCCTTTAAGGCTAAGATTTTGGATAAGTTTGACATGAAATGA
- a CDS encoding flagellar filament outer layer protein FlaA, whose translation MKRTLFLTAAVMLLAGTFAFAKESTLIDFTLLDADTVADENGNPTENSRTVMDYSVAAGATFTSDQKSLMKTSLALPRWEVELNSSARNVEAVAYSQVVAAPVKDTADVPFAGSNVMGVRVIFPTWNNNANARIVPPFEIQAYEPLSDADENGNRLQPTDEQKGKYLFEEGYGLVKNVGTLKSIAVTTMGMNYPHQLYVLLKDNDGVERRYLMGNLYFDGWKTLQWNNPDYISEVRTREIRVYPIYPRGLPFVKFCGFQVTRDASHIGDNFIGYFKDVKIIYDLAVLSADRDIDDEDLWGIIGKKEQARQNNEMSRFGNKQVNRFIEQEKMATEETFSSSLEAGSDSNAQATDAAK comes from the coding sequence ATGAAGAGGACTTTATTTTTAACTGCCGCTGTCATGCTTCTGGCAGGTACATTCGCTTTCGCTAAGGAATCAACGCTCATCGACTTTACTTTGCTCGATGCAGACACTGTTGCTGACGAAAACGGTAATCCTACAGAAAACAGCAGAACTGTAATGGATTATTCTGTAGCCGCCGGTGCAACATTCACCAGCGATCAGAAATCACTTATGAAGACTTCGCTTGCTCTTCCTCGCTGGGAAGTAGAGCTTAACTCTTCTGCAAGAAATGTTGAGGCTGTTGCTTATTCACAGGTAGTAGCAGCTCCTGTAAAAGACACTGCTGATGTTCCTTTTGCAGGAAGCAACGTAATGGGTGTACGTGTTATATTCCCGACATGGAACAACAACGCAAATGCCAGAATCGTTCCCCCGTTTGAAATTCAGGCTTACGAGCCTCTTTCTGATGCTGACGAGAACGGAAACCGCTTGCAGCCTACAGACGAGCAGAAGGGAAAATATCTTTTCGAAGAAGGATACGGTCTCGTAAAGAATGTTGGAACACTCAAGTCAATCGCTGTTACAACAATGGGTATGAACTATCCGCACCAGCTTTATGTACTTCTTAAGGACAATGACGGTGTAGAGCGCCGCTACCTTATGGGAAATCTTTACTTTGATGGTTGGAAAACACTTCAGTGGAACAACCCTGACTATATTTCAGAAGTTCGCACACGCGAGATTCGTGTTTATCCGATTTACCCGCGCGGACTTCCATTCGTAAAGTTCTGCGGCTTCCAGGTAACACGCGATGCTTCTCACATTGGTGACAACTTCATCGGTTACTTCAAGGATGTAAAGATTATTTACGACCTCGCAGTTCTTTCTGCAGACCGCGACATTGATGATGAAGACCTTTGGGGCATTATCGGAAAGAAAGAGCAGGCTCGCCAGAACAACGAGATGTCACGCTTTGGAAACAAGCAGGTTAACCGCTTTATCGAGCAGGAAAAGATGGCTACCGAAGAAACATTTAGTTCTTCTTTGGAAGCAGGATCTGATTCAAACGCTCAGGCTACTGACGCTGCAAAATAA